aataGCATGAATTCATTTTTGGGATTCAGGATGGTTCGATGTAATAGTTCTTCCTATGCATGAATTCAAGTGGACATTTAAGGAGGGTGATGTTGCAGTTCTTTCATCTCCGAGGCCTGGAACAGGTTTGATATGAGTGTGCTGATTTTTCTGTTTGTTTCGATTTACAGCCTACATGGCATTTATGTTTACAGTTGGTTATCTAAACTTAAAATTGTATCAAGCAGTGAGATTTAAGCGGAACCAACCTGGTGCAAGTGAGGACGATGTTGAGGCTGGGGTCACTGGCCGTGTAGCTGGTACTGTTAGGCGACATATTCCTATTGATACTCGTGATCCTCCTGGTGCCATCCTCCATTTTTATGTTGGTGATACATTTGATCCTAACAGGTTGGATTTGGACCATTAATTTTTCCTTTGAttggttttgtttgtttatttgcaTTTCATGCATTAATAATTTTCTCTGCTGTGCTATAACATGCACGCCAGTGAGTACTttccaatgattttttttttctttgcaactTTTCAGCAATGATGATCATATTTTAAAGAAATTTCAGCCCAAGGGTATCTGGTACTTGACTGTCCTTGGTTCTTTGGCGACTACCCAACGTGAATATATTGCCCTGCATGCGTTTCGTCGTCTCAATTTGCAGGTCATAGTTGGATCCCAATCTTATTAGACAGAACTTTGTAAAGCTATGTATGTTTTTGTTATAATTTCTTTCATGCAAAGTACCGTCTAAACCTTTGTATTGTTTTTGCAGATGCAAACTGCAATCCTTAAGCCTAGTCCTGAACAGTTCCCAAAATATGAAGAGCAGCCCCCTGCCATGCCTGAATGTTTCACTCAGAACTTTGTTGAATACCTGCACAGAACCTTCAACGGGCGTCAGTTGGCTGCTATTCAATGGGCCGCGACACATACTGCTGCTGGTACGAGTAGTGGCATGGCGAAGAGGCAAGATCCGTGGCCTTTCACTCTGGTTCAAGGGCCTCCGGGAACAGGGAAAACACACACCGTCTGGGGAATGCTAAATGTTATCCATCTTGTTCAGTATCAGCACTATTATACTGCTCTGCTTAAGAAACTTGCTCCTGAAAGTTATAAGCAAGCTAATGAGAGCAATTCTGAGAGTGTCAGCACAGGATCAATTGATGAAGTTCTTCAAAGTATGGATCAGAACCTCTTCCGTACATTGCCAAAACTCTGCCCGAAACCTAGAATGCTTGTGTGTGCTCCTTCAAATGCAGCCACTGATGAATTGCTTGCGCGTGTTCTTGACCGTGGATTCATTGATGGTGAGATGAAAGTCTATCGGCCTGATGTGGCCCGAGTTGGTGTTGATTCACAAACACGTGCTGCACAGGCTGTTTCTGTTGAACGAAGAACTGAGCAACTGTTAGTTAAGAGCCGTGAAGAAGTTATTGGTTGGATGCAGCAGTTAAAAGTCCGCGAAGCTGATTATTCACGTCAGTTTGCTTATCTTCAGAGGGAATTAAAtgttgcagcagcagcaggccGAGCTCAaggatctgttggagttgatccTGATGTTCTTGTTGCTCGGGACCACAACCGGGATTCATTGCTGCAAAACCTAGCTGCGGTTGCAGAAGGGAGGGATAAAAATCTGGTGGAGTTGTCCCGCCTTCTAATATTAGAAGCAAGGTTTCGTGCTGGTAGCAGCTTCAATCTGGAAGAAGCTCGTGGTCATCTGGAAGCAAGTTTTGCTAATGAAGCTGAGATTGTTTTTACAACAGTCTCAAGTAGTGGGCGTAAATTGTTTTCTCGTCTTACTCATGGTTTTGATATGGTTGTTATTGACGAGGCAGCCCAGGCTAGTGAAGTTGcagttcttcctcctctctctttAGGTGCAGCTCGTTGTGTTCTTGTTGGGGATCCACAACAGCTCCCTGCAACTGTTATTAGCAAGGCAGCTGGGACCTTGTTATACAGTAGAAGCCTCTTTGAAAGGTTCCAGCAAGCAGGTTGCCCTACAATGTTGTTATCTGTGCAGTATAGAATGAATCCGCAGATCAGGGATTTCCCATCAAGATACTTCTACCAGGGGCGTTTGACCGATAGTGAAAGTGTATCTAAACTACCAGATGAGCCTTATTACAAGGATCAATTATTGAGACCTTATGTGTTTTATGATATCACGCATGGACGGGAGTCCCATAGAGGAGGATCTGTCTCTTATCAAAATATCCATGAAGCACAATTTTGTCTCCGCATTTATGAGCATCTTCAAAAGACTTTGAAATCCTTGGGTGTAGGCAAGATTACCGTTGGCATAATAACACCATACAAACTGCAGTTAAAATGCCTTCAACGTGAATTTGAGGAGGTTCTGAATTCAGAAGAAGGTAAGGACCTTTATATCAATACTGTAGATGCGTTTCAAGGTCAAGAACGTGATGTCATAATAATGTCCTGTGTACGGGCTTCAAATCATGGTGTGGGCTTTGTTTCTGATATTCGCCGAATGAATGTTGCTCTCACTCGTGCAAGAAGAGCACTATGGGTATGGGCATCTCCGTTCTCTTAcatttttcccttattatttcacacacacacatgctcACAGATATTGGTGGTGGTTACATAACTTACTAGACTTTATGTTTTAATAATAGGTAATGGGCAATGCCAATGCTCTGATTCAATCAGATGACTGGGCTGCATTGATTAATGATGCCAAGGCAAGGAATTGTTACGTTGACATGGAGTCTCTCCCTAAAGATTTTCTGGTCTCTAAAGGACCTCCTTACACTCCATTGCCAGGTAAGGCTTCCTCTAACATGAGGGGTTTGAGAACAGTTGGACCAAGACATAGACATTTGGACATGCAGCCAGAGTCCAGGTCTGGTACTCCATTGGAAGACGAGGGGAAGCTGAATATATCATCATTCTCAAGGAATGGAGGATACAGAGGTATGAAGCTGCCAGCAGAGAATTCCTTGGATGATTTTGATCAATCAGGGGAGAAATCTCGAGATTCATGGCATAATGGTTTCCAAAAGAAGCAAAGTTCTGCAGGAATGGTGGGAAAGAGAGATTCATAATCAGGCGATGATATATGGAGATTCTCTGTGGCTGGGGGAGTTTTGAGggtattaaattaattataatcTTAAGAAGCTTGCCCCCAGAACTGAACAGTTTTAAAGGGAATTAGCTCCATGAATATTTTCTGCTGCAGAAAGCCAAGAGCAATCAGAACTGGCATATCCTGCTAGTGAAGCCACATATTGGGAGGATCCAAGATAGAAAAAAGACTCCAAGGGATGGCATTCGTTTGATCTTCTGCTTATTGCAccataagggaaaaaaaaatgtgagcAGACTGAATGATATGCTTATCTAATAAAAAGAAGAATGCCAAGGAAGATGCTTGGCACTCCTCCCCTAAGCATGAAGGATGATATTATCTGTGCGAAATCGTTTGGTCTTCTGTGATTGGGCTCACCAAGTGAGGATGGCCGCCAggtttttcacatttttttcttcGTCCTGGGTAAATTGGGAAATCTGTAACTAAGGCAAGCAATCCACCTGAGCGGGTCTGCAAGCTTCAACCACTGCCAAACAAGATCTAGTGCAAGATATCCTGTATTGAAGCAaatgacttggattgatgaaggTTCGTTCGGGTCAAGCTTCCGTAATGTGCTTCAACCAGTGCCAAACAAGATCTAGTGCAAGATATTCTGTATTGAAGCAaatgacttggattgatgaaggTTCGTTCGGGTCAAGCTTCCGTAATGTGCTTGCCAATTTTGTAGTTCTCATGTGTGCGTACAGTCTACTCCATGGAGAGATTGGGATATAGAGGAGTGTTTTTAGGTTGCTCACAAGAGAGCCCCACATTGAGAAATATGGTGGTCTATTACATTCTTAAGAGGTCGTCAGATGCCTTAGGATAAAAGAATGTTTCATAGCATGTAGGTTTGCAAATTCTTCATTCTCCATTTTGGGGGTAAAAATGTGAATGCACTTCAGTAGGTATTAATGATATCTTCATTGTGTACAGGCAATTGCGTTGTCACCTGAATTGGGGTATTGTACATTATTAGCTTTGTAATAATAttaattcttttcctttatgcTTGTGACATTGGTGGAGCATTTTTATGCATAATTCAAGGGGATACCTGCTTCTACATATCTATGAGACTCAGAAGGGAATGAAGAAACATTGCGTGTATCCAATTTCTGGAAATTGGGTCTGTGGACCTGTATTCTGGTAGAACACCTTaccttcccccttctttaaTGAAAAGATGGAAAAAGTAAAGGGATACACATATATCGCAGCCACTGCAGTTGCATTGATTGCATAGAGGTGTGGGTTGAAATTGATGCCAATACAGAGGTAAAAGAAAAGTTGTCTAAGAAGTCTCGAGAGTTATAAGCCGAGATCAGTTTttgtgaagaaggaagaagtaaAAAGGAGGACGAAGACTTACCTGGTGTTAAGTGCGAGGATTCATGCGGGCACATGTGGGCTCCACTTGCCACCACGGTACGTTTCCTCTCCAAATACCTAATGCAATTCATACATCTTTGTAAATTTCTCTTCTCTGTTTGAATAGGTAGGATATCTTGCTCTGAGCAGTCGGATTGTAATCCAGGTAATTAAAGCAGATGCCAATCCATTTTGATGTGGCTGTTGGTAACTACTTGCAATTTaagcgcacacacacacacacacacacacacaatctatctctgaatCTTACCTCCCCCAAATACACATGTATGTGttatattatttgttttttttttaccattggAAGGTATTTTGTGATTGTGATCATCTATTCATGGCTTTAAAACAGCTGATACTTAAAGGTGCACGTCATAGATTAGTGGGCCATAATCCTGtgttaaagaagaaagaacttTTGATTTTGTAAGCTAAGGGGTCTGAACTTGGTATTGCACATCCACTGACCACTTTTATACTGGTAAGTGGTAAGGGCCCTGCTACTTTTGCTTTTCATTGTAGTCATCAAGTTTGTTGTCATGATTCAGACGATTATGTACAAGTCAGCTTCATCAAGCAGCCGATTAAATGGAGCTCAACTGTTGTGTTACTTCCTTCTTTGACTATTCTGCCAAGTGCATCAAACAGTTGATTAAATGAAGGTCAactgttgtattattattattattattatttggataGGTAAAATTAAATCTTTGGCTACTTTGCCAAGTGCCAACCTTCACCAAGCTGAGATTTGCATAACAAGCCATCCCTCTTTCAAATTTTTAGAGAATATCCACTTTGTGTATATGATGGCAAGTTAAAAGTCTATTGACATAAAGCACATCAGAGAGTATGAACTCACTTGGTTATTAGGATTGTCACTTGACAGTCGAGGGATTTGAGACTTGGCATTCAAGAGTTCTTCACCTCCTGACCTTCTGAATACCCTACAAAAAAGGCAAAGAGAAGCCTGTTTGCCTTGCTATCATTTGTGTAACCTAGGGCTCACCTTCCCATCCATTTAGTAATCAAGGACTTTCACCACTTCACTTCCACAACATTCAATCAACCTCAAGAGTCATGAAAACATATCTTTATGGCTTAAATTTATTAGCACTTGAGCTCCTCCAAGCAACTGATCATATTCTTGAAAACTGAGCTTAAAGACCTATACTTTCTTATAGTTGAGATTTACCCATCCATCTAGTCCCTTATGAGCTAAATGCATATGGTTACTCAAACCCAACCATTCTTGCATTCCAGTGTAGAGTCTATTTCAGTTGAGCTTAAATTTGGTGACTTCCATGATTGGCCTAATGGTTGCTTCAATCGAACTTAAACCTGGTATCTTCCTTAGCCTTCCTCCATATATTCTCCACTCAGTGCTGCTTAACCTTCGAAGCATTTATatttgaaagaagaacataGTCTCCACAGTGATGTAGCTGCAGCTTGATCAGATTCTCAATGGCAGTCTCAGCAAGTTGACATTTGATTTCAATCTACAAGCACTGAGAAGGACGTCCAAACTGTTGCATTTAGCGGAGACTATAGATGAAGTGCTTCTATCTGGCATATAGGTGAATCCTCTTGTCAATATCCAGTGTCCCGGCATTAGAGGAAGCTTGAGTTTACTTACTAATGTGGCCTCATCTGGGTTCAAACTATTCGCTTTCAGTCTGAAACAAGTCTAAAGTTCCGTTGAAACGACTTTTAAAGACAACCTCATATATGTGTATTCCAGCTGCTGATATCTTTCCTTTATATTTCATAAAAAATCTGCGGATGTCAATCTGCTTGCATTTTGCATACATGTCTATAAGAGTGGTCAAAACCTTGATACTTGCATCGGATTCAGGTGTTTTTCAGCAACATAAGCATGAATCCATCTCCCAAGCTCGAGGTCCTTGTTCTGCATAGAAGCAGAGAGCACACCAACGGTGGTCACATCATGGAGTTTCAAACATTCTCAACCAAACATTCCAGTCTGTTCTGTACATAACCTGAAATCATGACGTTCAAAGTGAACAATTTTTTGAATACCCATTTCTTCAAACATCTTCTCAGCAGAGCGGAAGTCAGCACAAGCAGAGTATAGATGGATAACAGTGTTGGCGACAAAGAGATGTGATCCATGCCCACTTTTCATGGCAAGACCGTGGACAGCTCTCCTAGTCAAAATGGATTGGGATCAAGCACAAGCTTCAAGACAAAAGCAAAATTGAAGCTTTCTAGCAGAAATGGAATGCCAACACATTCGTAAGAAAACAAATAGAGCATGTTGTGGAGTTTGGCTGATGGAGAAGCCTCTGATGATTTTGTTCATGTGAACTGGTTTGAATGGTGGGTGGGAGTGAGAAAATATCAGCATGGATTAGGCCATGCCCTTGCTGAAATTTGATGGTGGAAACTTACACTCTCTTGGTTCAGTTGCTTGGAAGTGGAGCATTGATCAAAAAACGAAAGAAGATTTTGGGCCTTTTTGGGTGAAAGGAGAGACTGCGCTGAAATGGAAAGGTTTGAAAGTGGGTTAGGAATGAATTCATAAAACTTTCCTGGGTTCATAAAGTTTATTATAATCCTCAGAATTCTTTTGTGATCAGCTTGGGGAGGGGGTGGTTCAAGTAAGTGGAATCGGCCTTCGCTGTTAATTTTGATTATGATTTAGTCAGAATCAGCTTCCTGAAACAATATTCAGGAGTGATTGGCCAGGTATGAATTCTAAGCAAGTGTTCTGAATAACAATAAggttgtaaccttatttttttgctcTTTATCTTATTCTTGAAAGTTACTTAATATCGTATATAATGCAGGGGTAAAAAGGGATTTTCATCTACATGATAGACAAAATTTTATGCACCTGTTTATTTTTGCCTACTATATTTTTCGCTCCCTTTGCGTTTTAGTAACCTCACAGATGTttacgagaaaaaaaaaacctcatatATATGACTTCCTGGTTGTTGACAGTCCTGGGAATACAAGTCAAATGTTTTTGGATATTGTTTTCCTTTTGGGGTGTCTGAAAATATATTTCAGAATATAAATAAGGTAACATTCCTCTCTACCAGTGGTTGAAgcaataatttatttttctggAAGGGGAGCTTTTGAGCCATGGTTGAAgcaataatttatttttttgtagtaGGAGAGTTTTGGAATAATCATTTTCACGAATTTTGTTCAAAATTCTGTTACTGGAACACTTTAGAGATGCAAAAGGGTTGAGTCATGTCATCTAACGCTCTCTCTAAGACTGTAGACACCCCTTATGATAGAATCGGGAAATTTACAAATCATCCtcctccaagataaaatagcACAGTGGTTTCCCTATAATCATGCACTCGCTTGTTGGTTCCCTTTTAGTTTCATAGGGTTGTGCTTAGactaaaaggaaaatttcaaCAATTTGTGACTTACAAAAGATTTAGAATCAAAAGAGAACGAGATAAAGTGTTTACAAAGGATTGCGTCACACAAAAGGCTAAATGAAATTCTGTACGTCGAAGGCTAGAAGtaccctttatttatagagtGAAGGAATTTTCTGAAGGAGACACAAGAGGCACATGAATATACGAAGCGTCATAGTAACTCAACCAAGAAACAAAAGTGTCATAGTAACATGAATATGAAGGGGACATAGTCACTTGAAGACAAAGAGATGATAAATGAAAGACACATGTATATACGCATGAAGAGAACATACAAAATGACAATagacatattttaattttttgtttactttagAGGGTGCATCTAATTTTCTTTCAATTGCCTCTTATCTTATTCGTAAAGAATATTTAATGTAagagtaaaaaaaatttcaaaataattttaaaatgatttatcattatgtcaCTATCAAAAACTCCACATACGTTCAAATAATGATAggattttacttttttttttttttttttccttaaaaggagtcattaaaaatataaaaagaatgGACTAGTTTGCTTTCTTGAAATATTATACCCTGAAAATGATTCAAGGAGGACATGAgcataatgtttttttttaaattttttttttaattagggaGAAAGATCATTACCTGTGTGCGTGCAGTGCGCTAtccttgtgcccagacacaggggtgggcgaaatgatcgtTGTGACCACATGGAAGGGCAGAATTTTTAGGAGTgtgatggtcatttcgcccacccttgtgtctaggtgcaggggtAGCGTAGCGTTTTCTTTCCCTTTGAATTATTAGATTCAAGTCGAACTCTATCCTATGGCCCCATGTATTGATGTAAATGCCTTTACCTCTAATTTGTCTACCTAATTTGTTTTAATATCCTAAGTCAAAATCAATTAATAAACAGTTCCAATTGAATGGTTTTTAAACGATTCCAATTAGGAGTGTAAATTTAGCTCTGACAGCCTAAGCCCGAACATGGCTTGGGTTGATATactttggacctgaaggtgggtcaaggttgGGAAATTCTAGTCCTGAGTTAGGGCTGGGCTGgatcagggttgaggcctcgggctgagcccggTCCGATCCAACCCAACCTtgtcttttctttgttcttcttcccaGCCTAGCCAAgcttatttttaaaaatcaaaccGGATCAATTAGTTCAGTAAACAATTTCGGTTTGCAATTGACACCCAGTATCTCAGTcagtttcttttaaaaaaaaaaaaaccctcaaatTAGAGGAATTGATATCGAATTGGCTGATTCATATTGGTATCAGTAGAGGCCGATACCAATTCCTAGCCGATTCCGGATCAGTGGGTCAGTACAAAGTACAAAGGGTAAATTGcatgtcaccccttggtttcaaacgaaactcaaatcaccccatggtttttgaaaatactcatccgtcccctCTATAATAATAGTGTTAGtttgttgttagttattgatgtgaaaggactattttacccttgtactaaaacattagaattaaatttacaatactacccttcaaaatctatgtttggatgtcaagggtagtttagagatttaaatttatttaattgcttaacatcatcacttaacaacataaaactaacgatagtgactaatttgtcatattggggtctaatacaggggtgatttgagtttcattagAAAATgcgggggtgatgtgtaatttacccaaatacaaaccaaggtaaaatgataataaaatccgatttaaaatgaaaatcagGGGTAAATTCGAAGTATCCAGATCGATATTAATGCAGATACCAATTATAGGGGGTATCTCTAATCTGAATAATTATCCCCTCTAATTCGCTACCCGCTCCAATTTCTTCCAATTCCTCGCCTAAGagcagaaatgatcaccctaccccgtGCCCAAACACTTTGCTTTTAGATTCTAAAATGAAAATAACCTGTAATTTGTGAACAAATTTCAACATATGCCACCATCTTCCCCGCCAGCTTCAAAGTGTTTTGTGTCCGGAGAAACTGGACTGGAGTGGACTCTGGCAGTCGGCAACGCAATTTTTGTAATAAAGAAACAGGACATATGCCACATGGGACATGAAATGACCTGTCGCCCTGCTCCGAGGAGTGAGAAGGATCTCCTCAACTATCGAAGAccctttttagggtttagatcCAGAAGAAAAAGGGTAACTTTCAAGGGAATATCCAGTCTCTTAAGCAAATTACtcaattaaaaattaattagtGTTGAATCTCTCTTATTGGAAGAAAAATTATGAATTTAATAAAGTACTAAGAAGATCATAGAATATAAGTCCAAATTTCGATCCACACAGagaaaatgagtttttgaaaTGCTTTGAACAGACTCAATTTCCTCTTCCTCTTGATCGACTTTGGTCAGATCGTCCGTCTGTCTCAGCAAAACCTTTCTTCTCCTACCCTTTAACGGTTGATCagatttcttctgttctttTGCAAGATCCATCCACACAtaaatcttttttccttttggcgGAGAGGAGTTAAGGATAAGCAAAATCGACGCCAGGTAAGCTGTCTATTTTAGAATTCGTTggttgggtttggttgttgTGGTGCCATTGAccttttctttgaatttatttatGGAATGTTAATTGTTAGATCGCCTGCAAAATGCTTGATGAATTCATTTCGATTGTCATCTAATAACATTTTGGATAGTCAAAGTTGTTAGTAATGAAAAACTTGAACTAGTGCTTCTCAAAAATCTCCAAATTGCTAATGCTGATTGGTCAACTAGTATCGTAAGAAGTTTTTTACCAAGGAATTTTTTCTGGCTTGATAGTATCTAATTTGCATTGAATGGAAATGTAATGCTTAACAGCTCACCATTGTTAATTTGTTGCATTTAAAACTCTTACCCATTGTAAATTGCAGTAAAATTTGCTGgcaccaaaagaaaagaaaagaaaaatgctaTAAGATTTGGCATATTGTCAGAATAAAAAGCAAGAATGCAGACCTCATATCAGTTCGTTTATGATATGTAGAATTATAGATTCTCCTTTGAGCATCTATCTTCTCTTGATTCAATCCATGATCTGAGCTTTCTTTGGTTTATTAATTAGTAGTAACTCAAACTTTGAAGAGTTTCATAGTTATGGGAGACTACTGAGGTTAGGTTATTTGGAATGAGCAAGAATATTTTTTCTGAGATTTCATAGTTATGGAAGAATACTAAGGTTAGGTTATTTGGAATGAACTAGCTTATTTTGATGTTTAATGGTTCAGTAATTGGATGACCTGATGGCAGTGTCTGGTAATGGCATGTGAGATGCACACTGTGTAACTAAATTCACTTGGAAAATCTGTGTTGTTGGTCTGAGTTAcatggtcttggaggcttcttTGCTTGCTTGGTGACGCAAGTCAAGAATTGGTTCTAAAGCCTCCTGGACtacaggattttttttttttttaatttttttttagatttggttCTCTCGATCAGCCCCTGAACAAGTATACCATATACATGGATATTGTGCTTATAAAACTTTTAGCAGAGTTTAAAATCATTGCCAGATTGGTGTATAGTGGTCCCAGACATGCTGTATAGTGGTTGTATCACCCAAGACCTGTTGCCCTAAGACTTTTACCATGGATTAGCTAGACTTAGGTGGTCCAGAGGAGTTCTGGTCTTAGCCTTGTTTGAACAAAGAATGATTTCAGGGCGGTGTATTGTTAGTTGCTGATTCGAGTATGCCTCCGTATGTAGGTAGGTACAGGATAGGTTGAAGTATAGAAGTGATGTATGACAAGTACCTGCTATCAAATTCGGAGTAGATCTACTCTTCTAATCTGGTCTGAAAGTTTAGAATACAGTTTAAGGTTGATTGTGCATGGATCAAACTGATACCTAAGGTTTTATTGGCTTTAGTGGTGGAGAGTGTTGCAGGATATTGGgctaaaatctaaaaataaaggaAGTTGGTGGATATAAAATAGGGAGCCAGTCTAGTGGTCTGTCTGACTATAGTATTTTAGGTCGTCGGACATAATATCCACCATGTGGCAAATCACTTAGGGCCTAAATTTTGTGTACAACCCTGATTTCCTGTCAGATTTGAACTCAATTAGAGTTGGCTATGTGGAAGTATAAATCTTTGAA
The sequence above is a segment of the Telopea speciosissima isolate NSW1024214 ecotype Mountain lineage chromosome 7, Tspe_v1, whole genome shotgun sequence genome. Coding sequences within it:
- the LOC122667555 gene encoding uncharacterized protein LOC122667555 — its product is MGCRGRPFFDLNEPPAEENEETDGVLCLQPQKALPSLNSHASDLFSSSEGSQRMLNNHAFSHASSVSGFQPFVRPKHVNSAEDDVKQKKVDDLNSKNALSTYGEETKTTPPLAAGPADAQVVEREEGEWSDAEGSADAFGLNSDNDKHEQSINVNGENAETQELAERIHPFVTNKASESISRDSRLPQGAKDEFKNIIKDENWSNASSGLDLESSEKMGNNSQQSEGNAKGDMNIDGQELSSLIVNKKEVKGNEASHALKCANNPGKRHKLDQHKEAMLGKKRSRQTMFLNLEDVKQAGPIKTSTPRRQTISAPLTSRAVKEIRNIPAPAERSGERTGKDQKQGDVTCNEGGTLMDTGDQKSESNGDISEGSQARSRKLNSGVEILAEVYPPPMLRQSSWKQPLESRQLKNPVVPARKQAIPNQNSMDPKLGNKKYFPSKKQTSNSTQCQDTSVERLLREVTNEKFWHHPEETELQCVPGRFESVEEYVRVFEPLLFEECRAQLYSTWEEHTETVSRDAHVMVRIKNVERRERGWFDVIVLPMHEFKWTFKEGDVAVLSSPRPGTVRFKRNQPGASEDDVEAGVTGRVAGTVRRHIPIDTRDPPGAILHFYVGDTFDPNSNDDHILKKFQPKGIWYLTVLGSLATTQREYIALHAFRRLNLQMQTAILKPSPEQFPKYEEQPPAMPECFTQNFVEYLHRTFNGRQLAAIQWAATHTAAGTSSGMAKRQDPWPFTLVQGPPGTGKTHTVWGMLNVIHLVQYQHYYTALLKKLAPESYKQANESNSESVSTGSIDEVLQSMDQNLFRTLPKLCPKPRMLVCAPSNAATDELLARVLDRGFIDGEMKVYRPDVARVGVDSQTRAAQAVSVERRTEQLLVKSREEVIGWMQQLKVREADYSRQFAYLQRELNVAAAAGRAQGSVGVDPDVLVARDHNRDSLLQNLAAVAEGRDKNLVELSRLLILEARFRAGSSFNLEEARGHLEASFANEAEIVFTTVSSSGRKLFSRLTHGFDMVVIDEAAQASEVAVLPPLSLGAARCVLVGDPQQLPATVISKAAGTLLYSRSLFERFQQAGCPTMLLSVQYRMNPQIRDFPSRYFYQGRLTDSESVSKLPDEPYYKDQLLRPYVFYDITHGRESHRGGSVSYQNIHEAQFCLRIYEHLQKTLKSLGVGKITVGIITPYKLQLKCLQREFEEVLNSEEGKDLYINTVDAFQGQERDVIIMSCVRASNHGVGFVSDIRRMNVALTRARRALWVMGNANALIQSDDWAALINDAKARNCYVDMESLPKDFLVSKGPPYTPLPGKASSNMRGLRTVGPRHRHLDMQPESRSGTPLEDEGKLNISSFSRNGGYRGMKLPAENSLDDFDQSGEKSRDSWHNGFQKKQSSAGMVGKRDS